TCATTACCGCGTTTTTGTAACCATTGAGTACCGTCGTATTCCCAATATGGCGCATCTATCAGTTGCACCTTTACCCAATCATTTTTTTCTTCAATAATTTTAATCTGTTGACCATAATTTAGTAAACATAGCCAGTCTGTAATGAATTCTGGTTCTTTTCGTAATGGGACATTTTCCGCAGAGATCCACGCATTTTTATTTATCTCACCTGCGATTGAAATAATGCCACAGAATGAATAGCCGAAGCTCAGAACTAAGGTAGTAGCTAAAATTAAAAAGTCTTTTTTTAATAATGATCTCATTTAGAGCTTATAGAACAATTCTGAAATTAATCATGAACGCTAACGGT
The Desulforegula conservatrix Mb1Pa DNA segment above includes these coding regions:
- a CDS encoding SH3 domain-containing protein; translation: MRSLLKKDFLILATTLVLSFGYSFCGIISIAGEINKNAWISAENVPLRKEPEFITDWLCLLNYGQQIKIIEEKNDWVKVQLIDAPYWEYDGTQWLQKRGNDCINQYGWLNKSLLLNTKPGKPKREKILFKAFSPAFNNKN